AGTATATAActtattttcctttttcttcATTTCATATACACATGTGAATTGTTTACATCTGTCCTTCTTGTTTGCAGCAACCTTCCAGCAATTATGATGACAGCGGGTTTTTCTCAATCCAAGTGTTGCAAGAAGCGCTCAGAGTCTGGGGTTTGGAGCTTCTCCCGTTTACTTCACAGAATCCAGCAGCACAGGCAGCCCAGCGAGATCCAACGTGAGCTTTTAATTGGATTTTGTTTAGTATTTCTGACATGTTAAATTGTAACAACATAGaccattattatttttaaaTGAATTTATTCTTTTCTTATGAGTCTTCACTCTTGACAAAGCAACCCTGAATAACATTAACAGAACAGTTAGCAGCAAGAAAACATCAGGCGTTTTGGAACAAATTAacatatagacacagacacCACCCACATCCGTAAGCATACCAAATTACCTGCAAATCTTCCAACTAATACATATTTGCGtcctgtaatttagaaacatgCTCTGCCATACATATGACTTGCAACATGGAACATGGGATCTGCCACAAGCagcatatataatatataattcACAGAGCTATGAAAATGTTAGAAATTAAAAGACAGTTGTGATTTATTTTGCACAGACActgatttgagaaaaaaaaagaatgcagTTATTAGATTAATGcatagttttaaaaaaaaagttaagttttttttaaatatttttttatcaatcaataaatacgTGATAACAAGCATGGTATCTAtggcacgttatatgtcaaagcagcatccccctgatatggcccttcgtggtcggctgggtgttaagcaaacaaacaaacaaatggtaTCTATGTGTATGCTGTTTGTACACAGACTCTGTCATTTACATGTggtgcagaaaaaaacccacctgtaaATGTAATCACTCTTACTCATTATGTTGGattttacattatacaaaaggacaACAAGTAGATTCCTGCATAGTTGATAGTTAATCCCGTATGTCCTTTCTATACCTCCTCTGTTTATGTCTACTTGAATTGCCGACAGGTCACAGAAGGCATACATATGCAACTTCCGTCAGCACTGGTTTTGTGTCCGCAAGCTGGGACACCAGTGGTTCAACCTCAACAGTCTCTTGACAGGCCCCGAGCTTATCTCCGACACCTACCTCTCTTTGTTCCTCACACAACTTCAGCAAGAAGGTAAGTGCACAGTTGTATGACAAGAGTAATTTGTTCTTATTCTTTTTTACCCCCCTCTAATTTGGGTTTGCCGCTTTGGTTTTGTATCAGTGATCTGTTGTATATTTCGTGTGTTAAAGCAGAAAAATCATCCACATAAATATGTGGAATGGCATAACTAATTCGCTGAACTCGTTACGAATTCAAAAGGAAAATTATGGATGTGAAAGGGCATTTTCACACAACAGACCCTGTCTTCAAAAGTTCTGGTGGAAAGTGCAAATATGGTTGATGTCCTTTTGTTCATTCAGTTTTGTGTATTTCTCGTCTTCCATTTCAGGATACTCATTATTTATCGTGATGGGCGAGTTAGCAGAATCGGAAGCAGATCAGCTGCTACGCATCATACCTGCTGTACAGCCAATCAAACCCTCCCTCATCACAGCAGAGGGGCAGAACCCAGAGAGGGAGGAGGCTGGGGGAGCGAGGCGAGAAGACGACAGCGAAGATCAGTATCTTCAGAGGGCTCTGGCAGAGAGTCGACAGCTGGTGGAGGAAGATGACGTAGCATTGCAGCAAGCGCTAAGAGACAGCATGGaaggtgagggagagagaagagagacagagacagagagggtggagagagacagagagaaggggaaaagacagagagagaagtggggtgagagagaggcaaagggaagggggagaaaaggtagggacgagagagagagacagacagataggcaaaCGCAGAGAGAGGTTACTGTGCTAACATATTATATAAAGCAAGTCGAGGCTGCTGCAACCTGTCATCACAGTTCATGTTTGTACTGAAAATAAGCATATGCGCTAGGTGTCCCCAACTTCTATCCACTCCGTTACTTGGAAATgcattcttttttgttgtttttagttgACACAAATTAGAAAGTGAGGAAAATACAAGATCTTCAGCACCTTACATAGAACTTGACAATCTCTAAGAATGTTGCaacaaaacaaactaaaaaaataGACGTTATAGCATTTAAGAATTTGTTTGATATTGTACTTGATTTTGTGTGACATTCTGTAATGCGAGGTGGAGATGTAATTTTGCCACACATTTATCAAGTAAGCTCATCCATTCTTTGCAGTCTTGATCAAAGCGTGTATGGATGTTATCTTGCAGGTGAAGACAAGTGCTTGTTATTTTTGTAGAATTATGAGAATTGTTGGTATCCTCCTTTGTATGCAAGTAGGTGAAGCGAGCACACATTTCAAACAACTGTATTTCAAGAAATGTATCTTTTTGTCTCTTTTATTATCCAAGGCTACATAGTGGATTCCATATCTAAAGGAGATAAGGCAATAGGTAACAGCAGTCAGTCAGCTTCTGTGTCGGCCTGTCAATCCAATGAACCTTCTGCAGAGGAGCTGAGAATAAAACGCCTAGCGTTCCTTGAAGGCAAGGGGAGTAATCCAGCAACCAGGAGCGAAGGGAAACAACCTTCATCTACCCCAGcaggtttgttttttctctcccttttaTTTCTTGTGATTTTATTCAGAGATTGAGGATATTGATACATGaccatgtgtatgtatgttcaAAAAAATTTGGGAAACATTGATGAAATCAAGAGAGCAAAACTAGATTTTTACATTATAATTTTGCACAGACACTGACTGTGTTTATCTATGGAAGcatatttttttcttaaaatgcTTCCACAgataaaaaaacccaaaaaaacccaagtcagttatgtgtgtgtgtgtgtggtttgaacTGTGATACAACAAAGCCACAGAAGCATCAAGCACttacattttatttgtttgtttgtttgcagaaGGCACAAATGAAGATGCTCTACTCCAAGACGCCCTGAACTTGTCAATGGCACAACCCAAATGATGTGAATTCTGGTGCAACTGCTGCGTACATGTCAACATGGAATAAACTCTGTCTTACTGTTATGCAATCCTTGTCTATGTATCGCCAGCAACACTGTATGCAACTTCTTGGTGCGCATCTTTTTCACATGGCGCGGTGCGAAGTGCATCACACAAACGTATCTGAAAAATGTGCCCTTCATAATGGTAGGTTGACTAATTGCAAGTGTGTGTTGCTTCGAATTCCACCGTAAAGGGACAGCAGCGACTGGCAAGATGCATGGGAAAGAATTTACTTTGGTGGAATCCCCGTTTTAAAACTGCTCTTAAATGGGGTGACATGGAGGTTAAGTGACACTATCAGCCTATGGACAGGGAGGGGGTTTGCCgaaaaaagggggaagtcttaaattgggaaaGGGACCGGTGTACCAGACTTTCTGACGGCTCAACTTCAGAAGTATTGGAGTCCTTGCACAAACTTATAAAGGGCCAAGTTCTTTCGGACTGGCTAGAGCAAAGTTCTCAGCCCATTTATCAGATTTAGATGTGTTTACTTTTAGCAGTGGATGAGCGTGTTTGTGCGCAGGCAAAATATAAAGACAACATATTTTCTTTTCATAACTCGCAGGAAAGAAATGTATAATCCTAAACGGTCACAGGGATCAATTCCTACACTCAGATAAAGAACTTTTAACTAAAGGTGTTTTACTTACAGAATTCACAGTTGCAAGTGTATTGTCGCGTGTAATTTAAACGTGTGGGTTggaaaaacaataacattataaATCATTAATTGTGCAGAACTAAGTAGTTTGAAAGTGAAGAATGGCCAGACATTGTGATTATGAATTGATCAAGGAACTAGCCATGTTACTTAGGAAAGTGGTGAAGTTGGGGAGTTACATTAGGTTAGCTATAGCTTATATTGTGCACAAGAAAACGTGGTATATTGTTAAactttgttgttgacaaaataTTGTAATGTCATAGACTAAAAAAAGGTGCTACTGAATTGGCAATACATTAGCATGAAGTTCTGCACTGAAAACATTATCACAAGCATCCAAAATTAGAAGATAAGCTTATAATTATGTTCATTAAACTTTTTAGTACTCACATTGTTTAGATCCTATAGAGTATGTGTAAATAGCTCAAAATCTTAACTAACTTTTTACTTGATAAGTTGATGACAGTTTTTAGAATGTACAAAACGTGAGAGAATTTCTAGGGTTTCCCATAGGCTGTCTCATATACAGCAACAGTGTTTGCAGAATATACTTTGCTCTTTGTCATCACCACATTTTGCAGATAACTGTTTGGATGCTGTAGCTGTagaagtacagtggtacctgtgatgaaaggacagtGCAGGTAAGAGGTCAGAAGCAGACACTGTTCTCTGCATTTCTTTGGTGTCACACTTTTTTCCCTTGAAGCTGAGAAATGTTAAGTCATCACAATTCTGAAACATCCTGCTTTGTTGTAAATGTTGTCATATTTTTGGCTTTGTTAGCCATAATCAAAGAAATATGGTAGATTTCTTCTGTAGTTTTTCAGGTTACAGATCAAACAGAATAATGATGCAAGTATTATGAGTCAGTGATTTTGTTCATACTACAGGCgtattgttttattttgctgCAGCATACCAGGAGATTGTAAATGTAAGCCCAGATCATAAAGAAACTATCAGGTcacactttttgttgttgtagaagCTAGATATTCGTCTAGTATTATGGAAAAAGTTGCAATCAAACAGGAAATTATTTAATATTGTtacattgtacatgtattgaaTATGTGAAACATTCTAGTACGTGTAACtgttataaaaaataaaataaaacagaatcACTGAGTTACCTGTGGtattttcagatttgaaaaGGCTCTCTTGAACTTGAAGGCTACCAAAGGACCTGTTTTATCAACAACAAATTTTGCCTCTACAGATAGCATGGTTCTTTAATAAGTAATTGTACGCCAGAATATGTATCAGTGTGCACTGAATGTAGAGCCAAATAGTTTGTTTGATTTAGGTGAATGCTTTGAGCTGATACTAGGAAAGCTCTGGATGTATGATAATTTTGATTTTTAACAAGTGGAAAGAAAAGTTGTTGGTTGTTAATGTGTTATTTGTATTGTAAGATGTATTTCCCAGTTACAATTAAAgcatgcaacaacaaaaacgcgcctaaaaaacaacaacaaatacttgttCAAGAAGAATATTGAGGACTGGATTACAAACTTCGTGAAGTGCATGTGAATGTTGGATTGACCATTTTCTGTAGCATGTGTTTACACTTAAAAAAAGCATAATGAAAAGAGATGACCATGTTACTTGCCTGCAACCTTCATTAAAACTATTGCTTTCAGTAATATTGTTTATAGCCTTTACTTTACTGTTAATGTTATGCTCTACACAAAGGTTGCTGTTCTGTTTTGTGGTCACACGTACTTTCATTTACATAATGTCTTAGCATAAACAGCAGTAACCAATCAAGACACTCTTATTGTTTCAGACAATAAATTCAAACAAATGATTTTACTGTAAACAGCCACAACCTCCTATTACTATTGAGCCACATTCTTGTAACACTCACAGACGCATGTACAAGTACAttcaacagaacacacaatacaTCAACTCATCAAGTtcatcagtaaaaaaaaacacttcagTAGTCAGTACCTCTTTCTTCCTTGAACATTTTGATTGCAGGTAAAAATCATAAATGCTACATCATACATGCAAATGCCTGACAACATTTCTCAGAAAGTTTATACTTatgggtgggagcccaaaatgttgccaggactgaacattttggaaggcCGGGATCCAGGGGCTGCTAAGGCTCcggcggggtgcaggggcagcgcccccCAACCGAAAATGCATTTTAGGGAGGGTTTAGGCGGCCTCTCCCGACTTGTAAATTTTAGAACAAACAAGCTTTTTGGAGATGCATAATATAtacatcttgtaaacttgaaggtttttgtaactgaccagctgaaaattaattttagcatttcatgagggggctatttgagcctcaaataattgttgaaccatagcttgaaccaaatgagaaacaagtttcaagttaGTTTGTTTCAATTCAACATCTTCAAAAGGGCTAACTGCTCAGGTTATAAAAgaaggtttagacaaaaacagaaaccacCAGAATTATATCCcttgcttcctccgaaagcggcgtatggctgcctaaatggcggggtaaaaacagtcatacacgtaaaagctgtgggagtttcagcccatgaacgaacaaacaatatCCCTTGCTAATGCTATACAGTCTTCTGAtgctgcttttcaattcatcatttcaggagttatattctaaaattattgttgaatcatagcttgaattaaaagagaaatatgTTTAAATTAAGCGTGTTTCACTTGCAAACTTTCTAAAGGACTCAATGTATCAGAATGTAAATACCACTCGTTCACAGATAGGAATACCATTTTTGTTCTACCACACCACTTAAGGTCTCTGAATCCCTGCAAGTGGGGTATATAAAGTTGTGGTTGAGCAGAACACCCCccaggggcccgggtagctcaggtggtagagcactggacttgtgatcgaaaggtcgctggttcgaagccgggacggacacaggtcaaccttatgtgcagacccagagacggtatccatctcccacccccgtgtcaccacagtggcacgtaaaagacctcggtcattctgccataagtgcagatggctgataccacctaaacacgcatacacttgtgtatctcatctaaagtcgggttgaaacccgggaacatgcgcacgataaagatcccagggtcacagcaa
This Littorina saxatilis isolate snail1 linkage group LG17, US_GU_Lsax_2.0, whole genome shotgun sequence DNA region includes the following protein-coding sequences:
- the LOC138952022 gene encoding ataxin-3-like isoform X2, with translation MNRRDNTCWRGEWSPANTNTFWRSCFLVHSAVLHRNLSNKQPSSNYDDSGFFSIQVLQEALRVWGLELLPFTSQNPAAQAAQRDPTSQKAYICNFRQHWFCVRKLGHQWFNLNSLLTGPELISDTYLSLFLTQLQQEGYSLFIVMGELAESEADQLLRIIPAVQPIKPSLITAEGQNPEREEAGGARREDDSEDQYLQRALAESRQLVEEDDVALQQALRDSMEGYIVDSISKGDKAIGNSSQSASVSACQSNEPSAEELRIKRLAFLEGKGSNPATRSEGKQPSSTPAEGTNEDALLQDALNLSMAQPK
- the LOC138952022 gene encoding ataxin-3-like isoform X1: MEAIFHEKQEGSLCAQHCLNALLQNQIFTAVDLAQIGQNLDEQERQHMLEGGVESREYQHFLEQPSSNYDDSGFFSIQVLQEALRVWGLELLPFTSQNPAAQAAQRDPTSQKAYICNFRQHWFCVRKLGHQWFNLNSLLTGPELISDTYLSLFLTQLQQEGYSLFIVMGELAESEADQLLRIIPAVQPIKPSLITAEGQNPEREEAGGARREDDSEDQYLQRALAESRQLVEEDDVALQQALRDSMEGYIVDSISKGDKAIGNSSQSASVSACQSNEPSAEELRIKRLAFLEGKGSNPATRSEGKQPSSTPAEGTNEDALLQDALNLSMAQPK